Proteins encoded by one window of Halosolutus gelatinilyticus:
- a CDS encoding rhamnogalacturonan lyase → MESLDRGLVAVPTEDGVLVRWRLFGTDPDDLGFHVYRDGKRVNNKPITDSTNFLDHEGTTDSAYAVRSVGNGRAGGDRKTGKSDRKPGMSKSVEVWDEQYKEIPLNKPDPVEGEDGETVTYHANDASVGDLTGDGTLDIVQKWTPSNAKDNSQSGHTSDVLLDGYTLEGEHLWRINLRQNIRAGAHYTPFVVYDFDGDGKAELAVRTADGTTDGIGTVIGDPDADYANEDGYILEGPEYLTVFDGESGEALATTDFEPARGDVCDWGDCYGNRADRFLAGVAYLDGERPSIVMTRGYYEKSMLAAWDFRDGELEIRWIFDSTEGNEEYEGQGNHQLATADVDGDGKDEIVYGAAVIDHDGTGLYSTGWNHGDALHVSDFDPSREGLEVFMPHEWGPYGATFRDAETGELLWGVEGEGDIGRGLIADIDPNYEGAEAWAGIPLSDDDIGLWSAQGEQISENAVDSMNFGIWWTGDLHRELLDHDFLGWDAGYGVGWIKKWNPETGELDPLESFEGTRSNNSSKGTPCLSGDLLGDWREEVIWRTEDSEALRLYATPHETDHRLYTLLHNPQYRTAIAWQNAGYNQPPWPSYFLGHGMDEPPKPDIELVSTDE, encoded by the coding sequence ATGGAGTCGCTCGATCGAGGACTCGTAGCCGTTCCGACGGAAGACGGGGTACTCGTCCGGTGGCGCCTGTTCGGGACCGACCCCGACGATCTGGGATTCCACGTGTATCGCGACGGGAAGCGGGTGAACAACAAGCCGATCACCGACAGCACGAATTTCCTCGATCACGAGGGAACGACCGATTCGGCGTACGCGGTTCGATCGGTCGGCAACGGGCGGGCCGGCGGAGATCGGAAGACCGGAAAGAGCGACCGCAAACCCGGCATGTCGAAATCCGTCGAGGTGTGGGACGAGCAGTACAAGGAGATTCCGCTGAACAAACCCGACCCCGTCGAGGGCGAAGACGGAGAGACGGTCACGTACCACGCGAACGACGCGAGTGTGGGCGACCTCACGGGCGACGGAACGCTCGACATCGTCCAGAAGTGGACGCCGTCGAACGCGAAGGACAATTCCCAGTCGGGTCACACGAGCGACGTCCTGCTCGACGGGTACACGCTGGAAGGCGAACACCTCTGGCGGATCAATCTCAGGCAGAATATCCGGGCCGGCGCACACTACACGCCGTTCGTCGTCTACGATTTCGACGGCGACGGGAAGGCGGAACTGGCCGTACGGACAGCCGACGGGACTACGGACGGAATCGGGACGGTCATCGGCGATCCGGACGCCGACTACGCGAACGAGGACGGGTATATCCTCGAAGGACCGGAGTATCTCACCGTCTTCGACGGCGAGTCGGGTGAAGCACTCGCGACGACGGACTTCGAGCCTGCGCGCGGAGACGTCTGCGACTGGGGTGACTGTTACGGCAATCGCGCCGATCGGTTCCTCGCCGGCGTCGCCTACCTCGACGGCGAACGACCGAGCATCGTCATGACGCGGGGCTACTACGAGAAGTCGATGCTGGCCGCTTGGGACTTCCGCGACGGCGAACTCGAGATTCGGTGGATCTTCGACAGCACCGAGGGCAACGAGGAGTACGAAGGGCAGGGCAACCACCAACTCGCCACCGCCGACGTCGACGGCGACGGCAAGGACGAGATCGTCTACGGCGCCGCGGTCATCGATCACGACGGCACCGGCCTCTACTCGACCGGCTGGAACCACGGCGACGCCCTGCACGTCAGCGACTTCGACCCGAGTCGAGAGGGGCTCGAGGTCTTCATGCCCCACGAGTGGGGGCCGTACGGCGCGACGTTCCGCGATGCCGAAACGGGCGAGTTACTGTGGGGCGTAGAAGGAGAGGGCGACATCGGCAGGGGGCTGATCGCGGACATCGATCCGAACTACGAGGGCGCAGAAGCGTGGGCAGGGATCCCCCTGTCCGACGATGATATCGGCTTGTGGTCCGCTCAGGGGGAGCAAATCAGTGAGAACGCCGTCGACTCGATGAACTTCGGCATCTGGTGGACCGGCGACCTGCACCGTGAGCTGCTGGACCACGACTTCCTCGGCTGGGATGCGGGCTACGGCGTCGGCTGGATCAAGAAGTGGAACCCCGAAACCGGAGAGCTGGACCCGTTGGAGTCCTTCGAGGGCACTCGTTCGAACAACTCGTCGAAGGGTACTCCGTGTCTCTCGGGGGATCTCCTCGGCGACTGGCGCGAAGAGGTGATCTGGCGAACCGAAGACAGCGAGGCACTGCGCCTGTACGCGACTCCGCACGAGACCGACCACCGGCTGTACACGCTGTTGCACAATCCGCAGTACCGGACCGCGATCGCGTGGCAGAACGCCGGCTACAATCAGCCGCCGTGGCCGAGTTACTTCCTCGGACACGGGATGGACGAGCCGCCGAAACCCGACATCGAACTCGTTTCGACCGATGAGTGA
- a CDS encoding zinc-dependent alcohol dehydrogenase → MKAIVHTGPRSVEIRERERAVPGDDEVLVRVHSAGLCGSDAHAYTYEDGYKWIPLPRIMGHEYSGEVVEIGDSVTDFAVGDSVVEEPIHDCGSCFQCKNGQPNVCQNFEITGMHKDGAYTEYTTVKPRDLHHIPDDVPLGDASITEPLSIATRAVLDQSTITPGDTVLVEGPGPIGVLVAAVADSLGASVVVSGLRKDTEYRLPLVERLGIDTVNVDRTALSEIVDEKTDGVGFDAVFDTTGHRSGVEMAVDHVRKGGQVVVVGLPGESSEVFMTPIVRGEIDINSSYGSTWTNFEQAIRLLSEGAIDVDVIVDRSFTVDDPTQAFEAFLASETCKPVFSFSE, encoded by the coding sequence ATGAAGGCTATAGTTCATACCGGTCCCAGATCTGTCGAAATCCGCGAACGCGAACGAGCAGTACCGGGCGACGACGAGGTACTCGTCCGCGTCCACTCCGCGGGGCTGTGCGGTAGCGACGCTCACGCGTACACGTACGAAGACGGGTACAAGTGGATCCCGCTTCCCCGAATCATGGGTCACGAGTACTCCGGCGAAGTCGTCGAGATCGGCGATAGCGTCACCGACTTCGCCGTCGGCGACAGCGTCGTCGAAGAACCGATCCACGACTGCGGCTCGTGTTTCCAGTGCAAGAACGGTCAGCCGAACGTCTGTCAGAACTTCGAGATCACTGGGATGCACAAGGACGGCGCGTACACCGAGTACACGACGGTGAAGCCCCGCGATCTCCACCACATCCCCGACGACGTTCCGCTCGGCGATGCGAGTATCACCGAACCCCTCAGCATCGCGACGCGGGCCGTGTTGGATCAATCGACCATTACGCCGGGCGACACGGTCCTCGTCGAGGGACCGGGCCCGATCGGCGTCCTCGTCGCGGCCGTCGCCGACTCGCTGGGCGCGAGCGTCGTCGTCTCGGGACTGCGGAAAGACACCGAGTACCGGCTTCCGCTGGTCGAACGGCTCGGTATCGACACCGTCAACGTCGATCGAACGGCCCTCTCAGAGATCGTCGACGAGAAAACGGACGGCGTCGGCTTCGATGCCGTGTTCGACACTACTGGGCACCGGAGCGGCGTCGAGATGGCCGTCGATCACGTCCGGAAGGGCGGACAGGTCGTCGTCGTCGGGCTTCCCGGCGAGTCCAGCGAAGTGTTCATGACACCTATCGTCCGCGGCGAGATCGATATCAACTCGTCCTACGGGTCGACCTGGACGAACTTCGAACAGGCCATCCGGCTCCTGTCCGAAGGCGCCATTGACGTCGACGTGATCGTCGATCGCTCCTTCACCGTCGATGACCCGACCCAGGCGTTCGAGGCGTTCCTCGCGTCAGAAACGTGCAAACCGGTGTTCTCGTTTTCCGAGTAA
- a CDS encoding ABC transporter substrate-binding protein codes for MPADNRDQTGWLSRRTALKAGIGGGAAALAGCMGGGGETDYGDPVEERVDKRFTKALHRGTYGMDNASWNPYDPSHEIANFDPPGLIYDPVLIHYQSHDTFQGVIADNWEKEDGSILVEFSDEWTWHNGDRVTVHDWKTDWDINFAISEITSPDSLPSDYIEDYEAVDDYAMRFHLRDDYALESVLINELAAMVIIKEEGVGSPSFGKWRDDLQNVDPDSDEATRLVSDFQEWSPSVDEVVGNGPFKLKEVTDTTFVAEVYDDHPNADNIYFTEYAIEHHEDQVLAFIENSVDAIALTLPKSPDIMKQLPDHHEINRDYNHLWSVLFNFGNYDFPDSPASNPTNQPITADERVRKAIACAIDREQLWASVPEQYRLYELPSTFLNQTAVEQGLVDVEGYDSYETDRERAAALMEEAGFERDDGQWYGEDGEPAELVLLGQSSTSVQVDALDSINHQLQEFGFQANVNAVDEATYGEGRFNGNHDILFDNHPVFSIMGLTYVDFVWEWFSQLNHADYKGETWEVPAEIGNPDADETMEINVMDEIEQLHLTGDNEHLRRLTWWYNQVLPMYGCVIAGDYGAIRADKWHVDAPDELLDNRVAEFNLTKIPDAELIPYQE; via the coding sequence ATGCCAGCTGATAACAGAGACCAGACTGGGTGGCTTAGCCGACGGACCGCTCTCAAGGCGGGGATCGGCGGTGGTGCTGCGGCGCTCGCAGGGTGTATGGGGGGCGGCGGCGAAACCGATTACGGCGATCCGGTCGAAGAACGCGTCGATAAGCGATTTACCAAGGCCCTCCACCGCGGAACGTACGGAATGGACAACGCGTCGTGGAACCCGTACGATCCGTCCCACGAGATCGCGAACTTCGATCCGCCGGGACTGATCTACGATCCGGTCCTCATTCACTACCAGAGTCACGATACGTTTCAGGGCGTAATCGCGGACAATTGGGAAAAAGAGGACGGATCGATCCTCGTCGAGTTCAGCGACGAGTGGACCTGGCACAACGGCGATCGGGTCACCGTCCACGACTGGAAGACGGACTGGGATATCAACTTCGCGATTTCCGAGATCACGTCTCCGGATTCGCTCCCGAGCGACTACATCGAGGATTACGAAGCCGTCGACGACTACGCCATGCGGTTCCACCTGCGCGACGACTACGCTCTGGAGTCCGTGCTCATCAACGAGCTCGCCGCCATGGTGATAATAAAAGAGGAGGGCGTGGGATCGCCCTCCTTCGGGAAGTGGCGCGACGACCTCCAGAACGTGGATCCCGACAGCGACGAAGCGACGCGACTCGTCTCGGACTTCCAGGAGTGGTCACCGAGCGTCGACGAAGTGGTCGGGAACGGTCCGTTCAAGCTCAAAGAGGTCACCGATACCACCTTCGTCGCGGAAGTCTACGACGACCATCCCAACGCGGACAACATCTACTTTACCGAGTACGCCATCGAGCACCACGAAGACCAGGTGCTGGCGTTCATCGAAAATTCGGTCGACGCGATCGCACTCACCCTGCCCAAGTCGCCCGACATCATGAAGCAACTGCCGGACCACCACGAGATCAACCGGGACTACAATCACCTCTGGTCAGTCCTGTTCAACTTCGGCAACTACGACTTCCCCGATTCGCCGGCCAGCAACCCGACCAACCAGCCGATCACGGCGGACGAACGGGTCCGAAAGGCGATCGCCTGCGCGATCGACCGCGAGCAGCTCTGGGCGTCGGTCCCCGAGCAATATCGGCTCTACGAACTCCCGTCGACGTTCCTCAATCAGACGGCGGTCGAACAGGGCCTGGTCGATGTCGAGGGCTACGATTCCTACGAGACGGACCGAGAGCGTGCCGCGGCGCTCATGGAGGAAGCCGGATTCGAGCGCGACGACGGCCAGTGGTACGGCGAGGACGGCGAACCGGCCGAACTCGTCTTGCTCGGCCAGTCGAGTACGAGCGTGCAGGTCGACGCGCTCGACTCCATCAACCACCAGCTGCAGGAGTTCGGGTTCCAGGCGAACGTCAACGCGGTGGACGAGGCGACCTACGGAGAGGGTCGGTTCAACGGCAACCACGACATCCTGTTCGACAACCACCCGGTGTTTTCCATCATGGGTCTGACGTACGTCGACTTCGTCTGGGAGTGGTTCAGCCAACTGAACCACGCGGACTACAAAGGCGAGACCTGGGAGGTGCCCGCGGAGATCGGGAACCCCGACGCCGACGAGACCATGGAGATCAACGTCATGGACGAGATCGAACAGCTACACCTCACCGGCGACAACGAGCACCTCCGACGGCTCACCTGGTGGTACAATCAGGTGCTGCCGATGTACGGGTGCGTCATCGCCGGCGACTACGGCGCCATCCGAGCCGACAAGTGGCACGTCGACGCTCCCGACGAACTGCTCGACAACCGCGTCGCCGAGTTCAACCTGACGAAAATTCCGGACGCCGAACTGATCCCGTATCAGGAATAG